One window of Nicotiana tomentosiformis chromosome 11, ASM39032v3, whole genome shotgun sequence genomic DNA carries:
- the LOC138901128 gene encoding uncharacterized protein, with translation MLSEHGVNLTYMQAWRATEKSLEFLRGHLAESYSRLPSYLYMLEKTYPRSVVKLQKTEDDCFLYAFVTLNTPIKGWEHCRPVLLVDGTFLKSAYRGIMLTTSTMDATGSILPLAYVVADSENNASWR, from the exons ATGTTGTCGGAGCATGGTGTGAACTTAACATACATGCAAGCTTGGAGAGCAACGGAAAAGTCTCTGGAATTTTTGAGAGGTCATCTTGCTGAATCATACAGTCGCCTACCAAGTTATTTGTATATGTTAGAGAAAACTTATCCGAGGTCAGTAGTAAAATTGCAGAAGACTGAAGATGATTGTTTCTTGTATGCATTTGTTACTCTTAATACGCCCATCAAGGGTTGGGAGCATTGTAGGCCAGTTCTATTGGTCGATGGAACCTTCTTGAAGTCGGCATATAGGGGCATCATGCTAACAACTAGCACAATGGATGCAACAG GTAGCATATTACCACTAGCATACGTTGTTGCTGATTCAGAAAATAACGCATCATGGAGGTGA